ACCATATCAGGGGACGTAACCGTCTACGACAAACCGGCTGACAGCGGGCATGTGGTCTCGCGCGCTTTCTGCCCTCGCTGCGGTGCACCGATATATTCGCTAAACGGCGCAATGCCCGATCTGATCTTCCTCAGGGCGTCGAGCCTCGACGACCTCGAAGTGTTCAAACCTCAAATGATCGTTTACGCGAGCCGCGGCGCTTCTTGGGATAT
This window of the Methylocystis hirsuta genome carries:
- a CDS encoding GFA family protein, coding for MSEPFQGRCLCGAVHYECNADPLMSGHCQCADCRKSSGTGHSSHLAVPRASVTISGDVTVYDKPADSGHVVSRAFCPRCGAPIYSLNGAMPDLIFLRASSLDDLEVFKPQMIVYASRGASWDISDTNLPRFEEMPPMMKG